A genome region from Cutaneotrichosporon cavernicola HIS019 DNA, chromosome: 5 includes the following:
- a CDS encoding uncharacterized protein (Multidrug resistance protein 1): MDISIHETRSPDTSQQVDDKVPVPANESNESSIAFGTEKQSAEPVPEKAGKKRRWFSKSVKDTTKDEDEDDKPPPIKPVSLVSLFRFATRTELILQFFGLAIAAGAGAALPCMTLVFGQLVTLFTDFGTVARQIAQEGLTPATAAALEIAKRNLKKEVGNCALYLMAMGLGMFILTYTYMVIWNYTSEAQSKRLRESYLRAVLRQEIAWFDDMGAGEIASRIQTDCHLVQISISEKMGITVQHFSTFIAGFVVAYARNPRLAGILTTSFPVIILSGGIMGYYETKAQTKCLGYIAKAGSVVEEVVSSIRTVKAFASGPYLGKRFNAEIGASRDAGVNGAAPQSAGLGLMFFTVYAAYALAFAYGGRMVEQGAANSGEVINVVMAILIGAFSIAMVAPELQSISKGRAAATKLFETIDRDPTIDSADPGGLRPDKVVGDIAFENLVFHYPSRPNVPVLKGLSTVFGSGDTCALVGASGSGKSTVIQLLERFYDPVGGRITLDGIDIRELNLKWLRQQMGYVAQEPVLFATSLRGNVEHGLIGSRWENAPDAERLALVKKACEAANADSFISKLPDGYDTHVGERGMLLSGGQKQRVAIARAIVSDPRILLLDEATSALDGHSERVVQDALEKASVGRTTIVIAHRLATVKDADRIIVMGAGKIVEKGTHNSLLEDTDGAYYKLVQNQQLQQKAADKAADELDSESDGEDLNPLQRHISPELYRQHTHGNRSLASLALEQRRIDVTAYSAPYDKAGFFPLFWRLLRVNRKHWVWYIPGIIGAVAAGMVYPAMSILFGKTIADFELPRESIRPALDRKGLWFFIIALLSGIAMFFNYWSFSRTGWELASTLRTRLFTAVTRHDVEWFDEEEHATGTVTSDISDRPQKIQGLFGVTLGSILQAAITLFGGIIVGLCYGPLLSLIGIACIPLIIGSGYIRLRVVVLKEEKTKKWHAGSAQLASEAAASVRTVASLTREDDVEAIYARSLEEPMAISIRTAYGSQALFAASQGITFLVVGLVFYIGAIWIIDGKYDTETFFISLNAVIFAAIEAGDIFQFVPDASKANSAARSVFRILDNVPEVDADSDEGIKLDPASVQGAVAFHHVHFRYPSRPGVRVLRKLSLEIPAGKYVALVGPSGCGKSTTIQLIERFYDPQAGSVTLDGHDLRTLNVRDMRSHIALVSQEPTLYDGSVRFNVALGAVDPSSVTEEQVVSACKDANIYDFIMSLPDGFDTPVGGKGSQLSGGQKQRIAIARALVRNPKVLLLDEATAALDSTSERVVQAALDNAARGRTTVAIAHRLSTIQNADMIYFIQDGAVIERGTHDQLIARGGAYADLVQMQVLSRVH, from the exons ATGGACATATCCATACACGAAACTCGCTCTCCAGATACAAGTCAACAAGTTGACGACAAGGTGCCGGTACCCGCCAACGAGTCCAACGAGTCGTCCATCGCCTTTGGAACAGAGAAGCAGTCGGCCGAACCCGTGCCAGAGAAGGCTGGTaagaagaggagatggTTCAGCAAGAGCGTCAAGGACACAaccaaggacgaggatgaggatgacaAGCCGCCACCCATCAAGCCTGTCAGCCTCGTGTCGCTGTTCCGCTTCGCGACGCGCACCGAGCTCATTCTCCAATTCTTCGGCCTGGCCATCGCAGCGGGTGCGGGAGCCGCATTGCCGTGTATGACACTCGTGTtcggccagctcgtcacGCTCTTCACCGACTTTGGCACTGTCGCGCGCCAGATCGCCCAGGAGGGCCTCACGCCCGCGACGGCGGCTGCGCTCGAAATCGCCAAGCGCAATCTCAAGAAGGAAGTTGGCAACTGCGCCCTGTACCTCATGGCGATGGGACTGGGCATGTTCATCCTCACATACACATACATGGTCATCTGGAACTACACGAGCGAGGCGCAAAGCAAGCGTCTCCGCGAATCGTACCTGCGCGCAGTGCTGCGTCAGGAG atcGCGTGGTTTGACGACATGGGCGCGGGCGAGATCGCGAGCCGTATCCAGACCGACTGCCACCTCGTGCAGATATCCATCTCGGAGAAGATGGGCATCACTGTACAGCACTTTTCGACATTCATTGCCGGTTTCGTCGTCGCCTACGCCCGCAacccccgcctcgccgGTATCCTAACCACCTCGTTCCCCGTCATCATTCTGTCGGGTGGTATTA TGGGATACTATGAGACCAAGGCACAGACCAAGTGCCTCGGATACATTGCCAAGGCCGGCAGCGTCGTCGAAGAGGTCGTTAGCTCCATCCGCACCGTCAAGGCGTTTGCAAGCGGGCCGTACCTGGGCAAACGATTCAATGCTGAGATTGGCGCGAGCCGTGACGCGGGTGTAAATGGCGCGGCACCACAGTCTGCCGGCCTGGGCCTTATGT TCTTCACTGTTTACGCTGCGTACGCTTTGGCATTCGCGTACGGAGGCCGCATGGTCGAGCAGGGGGCCGCCAACAGTGGCGAGGTCATCAATGTCGTCATGGCAATCCTCATCGGCGCATTCTCCATCGCCATGGTCGCCCCCGAACTGCAGAGCATCAGCAAAGGGCgggcggccgcgacgaAGCTGTTCGAGACGATCGACCGCGACCCGACCATCGACTCGGCGGACCCCGGGGGCCTGCGTCccgacaaggtcgtcggcgacatTGCCTTTGAGAACCTCGTGTTCCACTACCCGTCTCGACCAAACGTACCAGTGCTCAAGGGGTTGTCTACTGTCTTTGGCTCTGGCGACACGtgcgcgctcgtcggcgcgagCGGTAGCGGCAAGAGCACGGTCATTCAGTTGCTGGAACGGTTCTATGATCCAGTCGGTGGCCGCATCACACTCGACGGCATCGACATCCGcgagctcaacctcaagTGGCTGCGACAGCAGATGGGCTACGTCGCACAGGAGCCGGTGCTGTTCGCAACCAGCCTCCGTGGCAACGTTGAACACGGCCTCATCGGGAGCCGGTGGGAGAATGCGCcggacgccgagcgcctcgcaCTGGTCAAAAAGGCGTGTGAGGCCGCGAATGCCGACTCGTTCATCTCCAAGCTGCCGGACGGGTACGACAcgcacgtcggcgagcggggCATGCTCCTCTCCGGTGGGCAGAAGCAGCGCGTGGCCATTGCTCGCGCAATCGTGTCCGACCCGCGTATCCTgcttctcgacgaggccacGAGCGCGCTTGACGGCCATTCGGAGCGTGTCGTCCAggatgcgctcgagaaggCTAGTGTCGGTCGCACTACCATCGTCATTGCCCACCGCCTCGCAACAGTCAAGGACGCGGATAGGATTATCGTCATGGGCGCCGGCAAAATCGTTGAAAAGGGCACACACAACTCTCTCCTTGAAGACACGGACGGCGCCTACTACAAGCTTGTGCAGAACCAGCAGCTGCAGCAGAAGGCGGCCGACAAGGCTGCCGATGAGTTGGACTCGGAGAGCGACGGTGAAGACCTGAACCCGCTCCAGCGGCATATTTCGCCGGAGCTGTATCGCCAACACACGCACGGCAACCGCTCGCTGGCgtcgctcgccctcgagcagcgGCGCATTGACGTCACCGCGTACTCGGCGCCGTACGACAAGGCCGGGTTCTTCCCGCTCTTCTGGCGCCTCCTCCGGGTCAACCGCAAGCACTGGGTGTGGTACATCCCTGGCATCATTGGCGCCGTCGCAGCCGGTATGGTGTATCCCGCCATGTCGATCCTGTTCGGCAAGACGATCGCGGACTTTGAGTTGCCGCGCGAGTCAATCAGGCCTGCGCTCGACCGCAAGGGTCTGTGGTTCTTCAtcatcgccctcctctccggCATCGCCATGTTCTTCAACTACTGGTCCTTTTCGCGTACCGGGTGGGAGCTTGCGAGCACGCTGCGAACACGCCTCTTCACAGCGGTCACGAGACACGACGTCGAATGgtttgacgaggaggagcacgCGACGGGCACGGTGACGAGCGACATCTCGGACCGACCGCAGAAGATCCAGGGCTTATTCGGCGTAACCCTCGGCAGTATCCTCCAGGCGGCGATCACACTGTTCGGAGGCATCATCGTCGGTTTGTGCTACGGCCCGTTGCTGTCACTCATCGGCATCGCGTGCATTCCCCTCATCATCGGGAGCGGGTACATCCGCTTGCGCGTTGtcgtgctcaaggaggagaagacgaAGAAGTGGCACGCCGGTagcgcgcagctcgcgtCCGAGGCCGCGGCTAGCGTCCGAACTGTTGCGTCGCTcacgcgcgaggacgatgtcgaggccatctacgcgcgctcgctcgaGGAGCCAATGGCGATCAGCATACGCACTGCGTACGGTTCGCAGGCGCTCTTCGCGGCGAGCCAGGgcatcaccttcctcgtcgtgGGGCTCGTGTTTTACATTGGCGCCATCTGGATCATTGACGGCAAGTACGACACTGAGACTTTCTTCATCTCCCTGAACGCGGTCATCTTCGCGGCGATCGAGGCTGGCGATATCTTCCAATTCGTACCGGATGCTAGCAAGGCCAACTCGGCGGCCCGCAGCGTCTTCCGGATCCTCGACAACGTGCctgaggtcgacgccgactcggacgagggCATCAAGCTCGACCCGGCGTCGGTGCAGGGCGCCGTGGCATTCCACCATGTGCACTTCCGCTACCCAAGCAGGCCAGGTGTACGTGTGTTGCGCAAGCTGTCTCTCGAGATCCCGGCGGGCAAGTACGTTGCTCTCGTCGGGCCATCGGGCTGCGGGAAAAGTACAACAAtccagctcatcgagcGGTTCTACGACCCACAGGCTGGCAGCGTCACGCTCGACGGGCACGACCTTCGCACGCTCAACGTGCGCGACATGCGGTCTCACATTGCCCTCGTGTCCCAGGAGCCGACGCTGTACGACGGCAGTGTGCGGTTCAACGTTGCTCTTGGTGCGGTGGacccctcctccgtcaCAGAAGAGCAAGTCGTCTCAGCTTGCAAGGACGCCAACATCTACGACTTCATCATGAGTCTGCCCGACGGGTTTGACACACCTGTCGGCGGCAAGGGCTCGCAACTGAGCGGCGGGCAGAAGCAGCGCATTGCGATTGCGCGCGCCCTTGTACGCAACCCCAAAGTTTTGTTGCTGGACGAGGCTACAGCCGCACTAGACAGTACGTCGGAGCGTGTGGTTCAGGCTGCACTGGATAACGCCGCGCGCGGGCGGACGACGGTCGCGATTGCGCATCGCCTCAGCACGATCCAGAACGCCGACATGATCTACTTTATTCAGGATGGGGCGGTGATTGAGCGCGGCACGCACGACCAACTGATCGCAAGGGGTGGCGCgtacgccgacctcgtgcaGATGCAGGTGCTGAGCCGGGTGCATTAG
- a CDS encoding uncharacterized protein (Nitronate monooxygenase), producing MPPNPPTLSYFTRLSPSVYYLPRPPPTTLPPLPPLPSPASTPALATPATPAPRLVVLATWMGAQPAHMDKYIEPYRRLFPSSPILVLRSEPGDWLVPWKKPDMSPGADVVRSLFPEIAAGSQPNPSPSTPSLHESQTTASLHESKSRPELVIQVWSNGGSASLARLRQSLGPSILPPFTLVLDSTPSQFSYSGTYTAFSLVAPRKWRWILRPFLHGLVAWFWLLTFLRSALDFRSRSKSRKYGPLALLAASHNTRELQLVEARRTYIYSKEDALIPYKDVEEHAEDAEKKGFKVRMEEFVGTAHVAHALGVQHPIMLAGMSVAAGPKLAAAVTNAGGLGVIGGVRATPKYLRSQIHEIKKHLSDPNGAFGVDLLLPQLGGSARKTNKDYTNGQLDDLISVVIEEGAKLFVSAVGVPPKEVVDRLHKHGIVVMNMVGHPKHVPKALAVGVDIICAQGGEGGGHTGDVPFSILIPACVDACKGKTSPLTGKPIMVIAAGGIADGRGLAASLMYGADGVWVGTRFVASVEAGAPPKHKESVLTAGFGDARRTLIYSGRPMRVRYTDYVKDWEENRQEEIKLLTEQGIIPHEDHMAKHPETGAKGLKFLMGDVASVIDSVKSAKDIVDEMVTTAVRCIQVGVADISVWAAKPVELSYDVLEPETKGRGCMVICHGLLGSKANWRGLARRFAKELNMPVYTLDLRNHGRSPHAQPHTYPAMAVDVAHFLTSHGLEDVNLLGHSMGGKTVMALALNDKLNKPLKSLISVDIAPTNEPIEPQYDSYLRGMREIEAAHLTSRKEADKMMEPYEADAGVRQFLLTNAVMEDGHVCFRVGIDTLASATRGLGTFPYHVKDGRPEATWDGPTLFLRGSRSDYVLDKHLPDARKLFPHLEVETLDAGHWVHAELPRETGDAVIAFVRRSQSRL from the exons ATGCCGCCCaaccctcccaccctcTCGTACTTTACGCGCCTCTCCCCGAGCGTATATTACCTCCCCCGGCCACCACCCACGAcgctccctcctctcccgcctctcccctctcccgcgTCCACacccgccctcgccacgcCTGCCACCCCCGCgccccgcctcgtcgtcctcgccacgTGGATGGGCGCCCAACCAGCCCACATGGACAAGTACATTGAGCCGTACCGCCGCCTGTtcccgtcgtcgcccatcCTTGTCCTCCGCTCAGAGCCCGGCGACTGGCTCGTACCGTGGAAGAAACCTGACATGAGTCCCGGTGCGGACGTGGTGCGCTCTCTGTTCCCCGAGATCGCTGCGGGGtcccaacccaacccctccccaAGCACCCCCTCGCTGCACGAAAGCCAAACCACCGCCTCGTTACACGAAAGCAAGAGCCGACCAGAACTCGTCATCCAAGTGTGGTCAAATGGgggctcggcctcgctcGCGCGACTGCGCCAATCTCTCGGCCCCAGcatccttcctcccttcaCATTAGTGCTGGATAGCACGCCGTCCCAGTTCTCCTACAGCGGCACATACACGGCCTTTTCTCTGGTCGCGCCGAGAAAGTGGAGATGGATCCTGCGTCCGTTCCTACACGGTCTCGTGGCGTGGTTCTGGCTCCTCACTTTCCTGCGGTCGGCTTTGGATTTCCGATCAAGAAGCAAATCGAGAAAATACGGACCCCTAGCCCTGTTGGCTGCATCGCACAATACGCGGGAATTGCAACTGGTCGAAGCGCGAAGGACGTACATCTACTCGAAAGAGGACGCGCTTATTCCTTACAAGGATGTGGAAGAGCATGCGGAGGAtgcggagaagaaggggtTCAAGGTCCGGATGGAGGAGTTTGTGGGGACGGCACATGTCGCACATGCGC tcgGCGTCCAGCACCCGATCATGCTCGCGGGCATGTCGGTTGCCGCGGGCCCCAAGCTCGCAGCCGCCGTCACCAACGCCGGCGGTCTCGGTGTCATTGGCGGTGTCCGCGCTACACCAAAGTACCTCCGCAGCCAGATCCACGAGATTAAGAAACACCTCTCCGACCCCAACGGCGCCTTTGGAGTCGACCTTCTCTTGccccagctcggcggcagTGCTCGCAAGACGAACAAGGACTACACGAATGGCCAGCTGGATGACCTCATCTCGGTGGTTATCGAGGAGGGAGCAAAGCTCTTCGTTTCCGCAGTCGGCGTGCCGCCCAAAGAGGTTGTGGACCGGCTGCACAAGCATGGCATTGTGGTCATGAAC ATGGTCGGCCACCCCAAGCACGTTCccaaggcgctcgccgtcggcgtcgacatcATCTGCGCccagggcggcgagggcggcggccacACCGGCGACGTCCCCTTCTCGATTCTCATCCCCGCCTGCGTCGACGCATGCAAGGGCAAGACCTCGCCTCTGACCGGCAAGCCTATCATGGTCATTGCCGCTGGCGGTATTGccgacggccgcggcctcgccgcgtcGCTCATGTACGGTGCGGATGGTGTGTGGGTCGGCACGCGTTTCGTGGCTTCCGTCGAAGCCGGCGCGCCCCCCAAACACAAGGAGTCCGTCCTCACCGCCGGGTTCGGAGACGCCCGCCGCACCCTCATCTACTCGGGCCGCCCCATGCGTGTCCGCTACACAGACTACGTCAAGGACTGGGAGGAGAACCGCcaggaggagatcaagCTGCTTACGGAGCAAGGCATCATCCCGCACGAGGACCATATGGCCAAGCACCCAGAGACCGGCGCAAAGGGTCTCAAATTTTTGATGGGGGATGTCGCCAGTGTGATTGACTCTGTCAAGAGTGCGAAGGATatcgtcgacgagatggtGACGACGGCAGTGAGGTGTATCCAGGTCGGAGTGGCGGACATCAGTG TCTGGGCCGCCAAGCCCGTCGAACTGAGCTacgacgtcctcgaacCCGAGACAAAGGGCAGGGGATGTATGGTGATCTGCCATGGGCTGTT GGGATCCAAGGCTAATTGGCGCGGACTGGCGAGGCGCTTTGCAAAGGAGCTGAATATGCCGGTGTATACTCTG gaCCTTCGCAACCATGGGCGCTCGCCACACGCCCAGCCGCACACGTACCCGGCCATGGCGGTGGACGTGGCCCATTTCCTCACCTCACACGGGCTCGAGGATGTGAATCTCCTCGGGCATAGCAT ggGCGGAAAGACTGTCATGGCGCTAGCCTTGAACGACAAGCTGAACAAGCCGCTCAAGAGTCTAATCAGTGTCGACATTGCACCGACAAACGAACCCATTGAGCCACA ATACGACAGCTACCTCCGCGGTATGCGGGAgatcgaggcggcgcactTGACATCCAGGAAGGAGGCGGATAAGATGATGGAGCCTTATGAGGCTGATGCCGGGGTGCGGCAATTCCTCCTGACCAATGCAGTGATGGAGGATGGGCACGTGTGTTTCCGCGTCGGGATCGATACCCTCGCCTCGGCAACTAGGGGGTTGGGGACGTTCCCGTACCACGTCAAAGATGGACGACCCGAGGCGACGTGGGACGGCCCGACACTGTTCCTCAGAGGGAGCAGGAGCGACTACGTCCTGGACAAGCATTTGCCCGACGCGCGCAAGTTGTTCCCGCACTTGGAGGTTGAGACGCTGGATGCTGGGCACTGGGTACATGCCGAGCTTCCGCGGGAGACGGGCGATGCGGTGATTGCGTTTGTGCGCCGTAGCCAGAGTCGTTTGTAG
- a CDS encoding uncharacterized protein (AMP-binding enzyme) → MATQAPKPPSFAEIDRQLCVPGTPFELETVQINGLTNTVWKHMPKVFRPYLLGSLAKFSDQVLINAPAAEPAPVTERVDWTFGQVRQLSLALAAWMAARGVKQGSLVGVVGYNTAEWIITWVAIHALGAVPVMVNAATQADSMAHCLKLTKPELVLCDATTAVALSSLAGQLKEGGVGPLYSWQDTTHLGKCSVERIDLAKLQVTAAQIKAVEEGKGITDLGPESDGVIFFTSGTTGYPKAVLSSQRAALHGVISSVYPLARLAMRQGAPASMVLDMVANPPQEDPNVILMAVPFFHVTGCLSILLKAIGDGNTMITMRRWDVPEACRLMVKYGVNVVSGVPVILLAVMQSGLLPKDFKLKFASYGGAPAPERMPGDIKKRWPEMISATAWGMTETNAVHSVFGGEDYVTYPKSAGAGLPVNELRIVDPETRRPLPTRSVGVIEARGMNIMKGYLNDSEATAKAINSEGWLDTGDVGWMDENELLYISDRAKDIIIRGGENISSEEVENAVFRDDRISECAAVPVPDDILGELVAIAVSLNPGAKATPEDVQATVHSRVRSPARPVFVYVSDEPLPRNANGKLIKTEIKKAVQALYAQKKRRESKL, encoded by the exons ATGGCGACCCAGGCCCCCAAACCGCCATCGTTCGCTGAGA tcgACCGGCAGCTCTGTGTCCCTGGCACGCCCTTCGAGCTTGAGACAGTGCAGATCAACGGGCTCACGAACACGGTGTGGAAGCAT atgCCAAAGGTCTTCCGCCCGTACCTCCTTGGCAGCCTTGCCAAGTTCTCCGACCAGGTCCTCATCAATGCCCCCGCGGCAGAGCCTGCGCCAGTGAcggagcgcgtcgactggACTTTCGGCCAGGTGCGCCAGCTTTCTCTGGCACTCGCGGCGTggatggcggcgcgcggtgTCAAGCAGGGCTCACTCGTCGGCGTTGTGGGCTACAACACTGCCGAGTGGATCATCACCTGGGTGGCGATCCACGCCCTCGGTGCCGTTCCCGTCATGGTCAACGCCGCGACCCAGGCCGACAGCATGGCTCACTGCCTGAAACTCACCAAGCCCGAGCTGGTTCTTtgcgacgcgacgacggctgTCGCCCTGTCCAGCCTTGCTGggcagctcaaggagggtgGTGTCGGGCCCCTCTACTCGTGGCAGGACACGACGCATCTCGGCAAATGCAGCGTCGAGAGGATCGACCTGGCCAAACTCCAAGTCACGGCGGCTCAGatcaaggccgtcgaggagggtaAGGGTATCACCGACCTGGGTCCAGAGAGCGACGGTGTCATCTTCTTCACCTCTGGCACGACCGGATACCCCAAGGCCGTGCTCAGCTCGCAGCGCGCCGCGTTGCACGGCGTCATCTCTTCCGTCTACC CTCTTGCCCGCCTGGCTATGCGCCAGGGTGCGCCAGCATCGATGGTGCTCGACATGGTAGCAAACCCACCGCAGGAAGACCCCAACGTCATCCTCATGGCGGTTCCGTTCTTCCACGTCACGGGATGCCTGTCGATCCTGCTCAAGGCCATTGGAGACGGTAACACCATGATCACGATGCGCCGGTGGGACGTGCCGGAGGCTTGCCGCCTCATGGTCAAGTACGGTGTCAACGTCGTCTCGGGCGTGCCTGTCATTCTTCTTGCCGTCATGCAGTCGGGCCTGCTCCCCAAGGACTTCAAGCTCAAGTTTGCGAGCTATGGAGGCGCACCGGCGCCAGAGCGTATGCCTGGAGATATCAAGAAGCGGTGGCCCGAGATGATTTC CGCGACGGCGTGGGGTATGACTGAGACGAATGCCGTTCACTCGGTGTTTGGAGGCGAGGACTACGTCACTTATCCCAAGAGCGCGGGGGCTGGGTTACCTGTCAACGAGTTGCGCATCGTCGATCCCGAGACTCGTCGCCCCCTGCCCACTCGGAGTGTGGGTGTGATCGAGGCGCGCGGGATGAACATCATGAAGGGGTACTTGAACGACAGCGAGGCCACAGCCAAGGCTATCAACTCCGAGGGCTGGCTCGACACCGGTGATGTTGGATGGATGGACGAGAACGAGCTGCTGTACATCTCGGACCGTGCAAAGGACATTATCatccgcggcggcgagaacATTTCgtccgaggaggtcgagaacgCCGTCTTCCGCGACGACCGCATCTCCGAGTGCGCGGCCGTTCCCGTGCCCGACGACATCCTCGGCGAGTTggtcgccatcgccgtgTCCCTCAACCCTGGGGCAAAGGCAACGCCAGAGGACGTCCAGGCGACGGTGCACTCGCGCGTGCGCTCTCCTGCCCGCCCCGTGTTTGTCTACGTTTCTGATGAGCCTCTGCCGCGTAACGCCAACGGCAAGCTCATCAAGACCGAGATCAAGAAGGCGGTGCAGGCTCTGTATGCGCAGAAGAAGCGCCGCGAGTCCAAGCTCTAG
- a CDS encoding uncharacterized protein (Protein of unknown function (DUF4240)): protein MTIPSLPTRDDFWGTIERAWSTIDDSSARALLLSENAEERLAAAETLVNKHTEAMLEALRIILRQYNAPQLAAWDAHCERALYDLDREDVHEALDGSDDGFLYTRGFVVAAGRKHYEAVFTQPLKWGIMDVEEESMCYLACHLYKDMFGEWPPRTGISRETCSNKDGWP from the coding sequence ATGACTATTCCCTCACTACCCACCCGCGACGACTTCTGGGGCACCATCGAGCGTGCCTGGTCCACCATCGACGACAGCAGTGCTCgggccctcctcctctctgAGAACGCCGAGGAACGCCTCGCAGCCGCCGAGACCCTTGTCAACAAGCACACAGAGGCCATGCTCGAAGCGCTCCGCATCATTCTCCGCCAGTATAATGCCCCGCAGTTGGCCGCATGGGACGCTCATTGTGAGCGCGCGCTGTACGACCTCGACCGGGAAGACGTCcacgaggcgctcgacgggAGCGATGACGGTTTCCTTTACACTCGCGGCTTTGTTGTCGCTGCAGGCCGGAAACACTACGAGGCTGTATTCACCCAGCCTCTCAAGTGGGGAATCATGGATGTCGAAGAAGAGAGCATGTGCTACTTGGCTTGCCATCTGTACAAGGACATGTTTGGCGAGTGGCCTCCGCGAACTGGCATCAGCCGCGAGACGTGCAGCAACAAGGATGGTTGGCCTTAG
- a CDS encoding uncharacterized protein (Gamma-glutamyltranspeptidase): MTMLPDFQRFEAQSRRSTVFSSKGVVACSQPLAASAGMTILRQGGNAADAAVAMAAALNVTEERRVRAVNGSGRSPKALTLQKAGELGLTGQRIPYENANAVTVPGAAAGLVEIQERFGGGKLSLSEVLAPAIALAEDGFPVHQMSSYEWVDFEPRLQQVAAEPQSGDSYPFLIDGKAPRPGQFFSNPDLAKTLRRLGKEGKDAFYKGEVAQKIVDAITSRGGVMTLDDLAAHATDFVEPISYTYGENEQLTVHECPPNGSGLAALIALGIIDTLRMDGIVDFATMEEGSVEWFHTLIEALRLAFADVHAHTGDPDFVKVPVEQILSRDYLRQRARLFNPQGTAKVSAGAPPSSDTVYLTAADSEGNAMSFIMSNFLAFGTAIVPNGCGFTLQSRGSAFSLDPASPNRLEGGKRPFHTIIPAMVTRGDELFMSFGVMGGAMQPQGQVQVLLNLLHNGRQPQLALDAKRFLIGGTGLWQSKDPYYNTCVAIEDGVSEEVIKALEKLGHQIQRVKGSDQIFFGKGQVILRTVDERTGKTVWAAGSDYRGDGCAIAQF, encoded by the exons ATGACCATGTTGCCAGATTTCCAACGCTTTGAAGCGCAGAGCCGCCGTTCGACTGTATTCA gctCGAAGGGTGTCGTCGCATGCTCGCAGCCGCTCGCGGCTTCGGCCGGCATGACCATTTTACGCCAGGGAGGAAATGCCGCCGACGCAGCTGTGGCCATGGCTGCGGCACTGAATGTGACTGAG GAGAGGCGCGTGCGTGCGGTGAATGGGTCGGGACGGAGCCCGAAGGCTCTAACCCTGCAAAAGgctggcgagctcggcctcacgGGCCAGCGTATCCCGTACGAGAATGCCAATGCTGTCACTGTCCCCGGTGCAGCGGCTGGTCTCGTGGAGATCCAGGAGCGTTTTGGTGGTGGAAAGCTCTCGCTGTCCGAGGTGCTTGCCCCGGCCATTGCGCTCGCTGAGGATGGATTCCCTGTGCACCAGATGAGCTCGTACGAATGGGTCGACTTTGAGCCGCGCCTCCAGCAGGTCGCTGCTGAGCCCCAGAGCGGAGACTCGTACCCTTTCCTCATTGATGGCAAGGCGCCGCGCCCAGGACAGTTTTTCTCCAAtcccgacctcgccaagactctccgccgcctcggcaaggagggcaaggatgCATTCTacaagggcgaggtggcgcAGAAGATTGTCGACGCGATCACGAGCCGTGGCGGTGTCATGACCCTTGATGATCTGGCCGCACATGCGACCGACTTTGTCGAGCCCATCTCGTATACATACGGCGAGAACGAGCAGCTTACAGTACACGAGTGCCCTCCAAACGGGTCTGGTCTGGCCGCCCTCATCGCCCTAGGTATCATCGACACCCTGCGGATGGACGGTATTGTTGACTTTGCAacgatggaggagggaagcgTCGAGTGGTTCCACACGCTCATCGAGGCGCTCCGCCTGGCATTTGCCGATGTGCACGCCCACACTGGTGACCCGGACTTTGTCAAGGTGCCCGTGGAGCAGATTCTGTCTAGG gaCTACCTCCGCCAGAGGGCGCGTCTGTTCAACCCCCAGGGCACGGCAAAGGTCAGCGCGGGTGCGCCTCCGTCTAGCGACACGGTTTACTTGACTGCTGCGGACTCGGAGGGCAACGCCATGTCAT ttATCATGAGCAACTTCCTAGCGTTTGGCACGGCAATCGTTCCCAACGGGTGTGGCTTCACGCTGCAATCCCGCGGATCGGCGTTCAGCCTCGaccccgcctcgccgaacCGACTGGAGGGCGGCAAGCGCCCCTTCCACACCATTATCC CGGCCATGGTGACGCGCGGTGACGAGCTGTTTATGTCTTTTGGTGTCATGGGTGGAGCAATGCAGCCCCAGGGTCAGGTACAGGTGCTTCTGAACCTGCTGCATAACGGTCGGCAGCcgcagctcgccctcgacgctAAGCGTTTCCTCATTGGTGGAACAGGGCTGTGGCAGTCCAAGGACCCATACTACAACACTTGTGTCGCGATCGAAGACGGTGTGTCCGAGGAAGTGATCAAGGCGCTCGAAAAGCTGGGACACCAGATCCAGCGCGTCAAGGGCTCGGACCAGATCTTCTTTGGTAAGGGCCAGGTCATCCTCCGCACGGTTGATGAGCGCACAGGCAAGACGGTGTGGGCCGCCGGCAGTGACTACCGCGGTGACGGGTGCGCTATTGCCCAGTTCTAG